The Geobacter sp. AOG2 genome includes a window with the following:
- a CDS encoding phosphatidylserine decarboxylase produces the protein MLHQYIERHSGRVVTERLFGDRMVRLLYHGVRENSTGLFRLLTSSWSSHILGMVNFDRPILGKKRFLDDCGIDLAECLDPPDRLDTPRKIFERKIRFQECRPMPEEPGAVVSPADARLVVGSFHETSLLFLKEKFFSFEELLGHDKKQWQAAFSGGDFAIFRLTPDKYHYNHTPVAGQVVDCYAIDGDYHSCNPSAVVCVATPYSKNKRVVTVIDTDVPGGTGAGLVAMIEVVALMIGDIVQAYSRQGYDAPKTLERGMFLEKGQPKSLYRPGSSTDILIFQQGRVGFSADLLSNMRRSGVSSRFTQGFGSPLVETDVKVRSLIASAIPCPGNTRQGHSMQGSQSCS, from the coding sequence ATGCTACACCAGTACATCGAACGGCATAGCGGCAGGGTCGTCACCGAACGGTTGTTTGGAGATCGCATGGTCAGACTCCTCTATCATGGGGTGCGGGAGAACAGCACTGGACTTTTCAGGCTCTTGACCAGTAGTTGGTCATCGCATATCCTCGGGATGGTCAATTTCGACCGCCCCATACTTGGGAAAAAACGGTTTCTGGATGATTGTGGTATTGATCTCGCCGAATGTCTCGACCCGCCTGATCGACTGGATACGCCACGTAAGATATTCGAACGGAAGATTCGTTTTCAGGAATGCCGCCCCATGCCGGAGGAGCCCGGGGCGGTTGTTTCACCCGCCGATGCCCGGCTTGTGGTCGGTTCCTTCCACGAGACATCTCTGCTGTTCCTGAAGGAAAAGTTCTTTTCATTTGAGGAACTGTTGGGCCATGATAAGAAACAATGGCAGGCGGCATTTTCCGGAGGGGACTTTGCGATCTTCCGGCTTACGCCGGACAAATACCACTACAACCATACGCCGGTAGCCGGGCAGGTCGTTGATTGCTACGCCATTGACGGCGATTACCATTCATGTAACCCTTCCGCCGTCGTCTGTGTCGCCACCCCCTACTCGAAGAACAAGCGTGTGGTGACGGTCATCGATACCGATGTTCCGGGGGGGACAGGGGCTGGCCTCGTGGCGATGATCGAGGTGGTTGCCCTGATGATCGGCGATATTGTCCAGGCTTACAGTAGACAGGGTTACGATGCTCCGAAAACGCTTGAACGCGGGATGTTTCTCGAAAAAGGGCAGCCGAAGAGCCTGTACCGGCCGGGAAGCAGCACGGATATCCTTATCTTCCAGCAAGGGCGCGTCGGTTTCAGCGCGGACCTGCTCAGCAACATGCGCCGTTCAGGCGTGTCGAGTCGCTTTACGCAGGGTTTTGGAAGTCCCCTGGTCGAAACTGATGTCAAGGTACGGTCTCTGATCGCATCGGCGATTCCATGTCCCGGAAATACCCGACAAGGCCATTCCATGCAAGGGAGTCAATCATGCTCGTGA
- a CDS encoding prolipoprotein diacylglyceryl transferase family protein, with protein MLVTIVLFSAATLMSLYLWWGFTCLPAERWQIFATVPSERTKPGGWRGVNFTWYGILTANAYLVAVLVLLVLMGAAGLSPLGTALLVVALLTCCVPASRLVARIVEKKAHTFTVGGAVFVGILITAPLIALLNRTAGAAFSFHIPIMAAYAAIAIAYAFGEGLGRLACISFGCCYGKPLSASTGMLKRLFAGRCFVFSGTTKKVAYAGGMEGTEVVPIQAVTAILYTAFGFIATWLFLSAHHAAAFLTATIATQGWRTLSETLRADYRGEGRLSAYQVMGMIGVIYSIATVLFLYDETPGLPDLLNGLSNLWNPALILFLQGIWLVIFLYTGRSTVTGATLEFHVHTDRI; from the coding sequence ATGCTCGTGACAATCGTCCTGTTTTCCGCAGCAACGCTCATGTCGCTCTATCTTTGGTGGGGATTTACGTGCCTGCCCGCGGAGAGATGGCAGATCTTTGCCACGGTGCCGTCCGAAAGGACAAAACCGGGCGGCTGGCGCGGAGTTAATTTTACTTGGTACGGAATTCTTACCGCCAACGCCTATCTAGTTGCGGTACTGGTACTCCTCGTCCTGATGGGAGCAGCGGGTCTCTCGCCATTGGGAACGGCGCTGCTGGTGGTGGCGCTTCTTACCTGCTGCGTCCCGGCTTCACGGCTGGTGGCCCGGATCGTAGAAAAAAAGGCTCACACCTTTACGGTAGGCGGCGCGGTGTTTGTCGGCATACTTATCACAGCGCCGCTGATTGCACTGCTCAACCGGACAGCTGGCGCGGCCTTCTCCTTCCATATCCCTATCATGGCGGCCTATGCCGCCATTGCCATCGCCTACGCCTTCGGCGAGGGGTTGGGCCGTTTGGCGTGCATAAGTTTCGGTTGTTGTTACGGCAAGCCGTTATCGGCATCAACCGGCATGCTGAAGCGCCTTTTTGCCGGGCGTTGCTTCGTCTTTTCCGGGACCACCAAAAAGGTCGCCTATGCCGGCGGAATGGAGGGGACGGAGGTGGTGCCCATTCAGGCGGTCACGGCCATACTCTACACAGCATTTGGGTTTATTGCTACTTGGCTGTTCCTGTCAGCCCATCATGCCGCGGCATTCCTGACGGCTACCATTGCAACCCAGGGTTGGAGAACGCTGTCCGAAACCCTGCGGGCGGATTACCGGGGTGAGGGGAGGTTGTCCGCCTATCAGGTCATGGGTATGATCGGCGTCATCTATTCCATCGCAACGGTGTTGTTCTTGTACGATGAGACGCCCGGCCTGCCGGACCTGCTGAACGGGCTTTCAAACCTTTGGAATCCTGCCCTGATCCTGTTTTTACAGGGAATCTGGCTGGTGATTTTCCTGTACACGGGGCGCAGTACGGTTACCGGCGCGACCCTTGAATTCCATGTCCACACTGATCGCATATGA